CAACTCCTAAATCAATTATTAATTCAATTAATTTATTAACATCCTGAATATCCGGAATATTTTTGATGGTAATTTTTTCAGGAGTTAAAAGTGTGGCACAAATAATTTGAAGTGTTTCATTTTTTGCACCCTGAGGGTATATTTCTCCTTGTAGGGTATGACCGCCTGTTATTTCAAATGAATCCATTTATTTATATGTTTGACTTAAAAAATTGTCAATTAAGGCAGTAAAATAACATAATGAGTTATAATTGTCTATTTTTTATGAGGATTTCTTTTTATTCTGATTTTTCCTGCCAATTCTCTTGAGTCAATGAGCCTCAGATTCTTATCTATTTCTATTTTATTGTTAGAAAGTGTTATTAAATCATTAAATATTATATCATCACTAATTACTTCTCTGTTCCACATTATAAATGATTTTTTCATATGGTTTGCTATGATCTTGATTAAGGCAGATTTTTCTTCGGCATTTTCAATCTCACAAGCTTTTTTTATAATATTTTCGGTAATTTTTCCGTAATGTTTAAATCTAATTTGTTTGTTGTTATATGGAACTTTATTTGGTTTGACAGATAACGATTCTTTTGTAGGTGTTGGAAAAGGAGAATCAACATCTAATTCAAAGTTTCCCATTATAGCTAAATGATCCCATAATTTAAGTTTATATTCTGTCAGGTCGCGATGCTGTGGGTTTGTATTTCCCATAATGTGTATAACTGAATGGGCCATTTTTGTCCTTTCATTTTTATCTTCAATGGTTTTTATATAATCAACCATTTTTTGTATATTCCTGCCATATTCTGGTAATGGAAGTTTCATCCTTTGTGTGTTATAATCCATATAATTATATTTTTTGC
The genomic region above belongs to Bacteroidales bacterium and contains:
- a CDS encoding DUF4290 domain-containing protein, which translates into the protein MDYNTQRMKLPLPEYGRNIQKMVDYIKTIEDKNERTKMAHSVIHIMGNTNPQHRDLTEYKLKLWDHLAIMGNFELDVDSPFPTPTKESLSVKPNKVPYNNKQIRFKHYGKITENIIKKACEIENAEEKSALIKIIANHMKKSFIMWNREVISDDIIFNDLITLSNNKIEIDKNLRLIDSRELAGKIRIKRNPHKK